One Trichormus variabilis 0441 genomic window, AAGTGCAGACCGAGTTAAAGGTCTCAACAAAGGTGCAGATGTTTATATGGTCAAGCCTTTTGAACCAGAAGAACTCGTAGCACAAGTAGAATCTTCACTGAAACAAACTATCCGTTGGAAGGAACACCAAGCCAAAGGCGGGGAAAACGGTTCTCGCATCCAGGTTCCCTTCGATGTGCAGTTAACCCCAACCGAATTGAAGGTAGTGCAGTTTGTAGCTAGAGGTCTAGCTAACCGGGAAATTGCTGAAGAATTAAATGTTAGTCAGCGCACCGTTGAAAGCCATGTGTCCAATATGTTGGGCAAAACCAATCTCCACAACCGCACCGAACTAGCACGGTGGGCGATTGAAAATCAAATGGCTTAAATAGCTATCAGCATTCAGCCGTCAGCTTTGAAAAATTAACTGACAGCTGACAGCTGATAGCTTAAATTATTTGTTTGGTAATGGGTAATGGCTCATAGGTAATTGTTTTAGCGGATGTTAAGATTTTCCACAAGGATATGAGAAGAATCCCTCATTCCCTATTTTAAGAATAATCAAACCACTACAAAATTGCTGACACTCAGTGAAGGTACACCATATAGTTGGGCAATTTGTACCTGATGGAATCCGCTACCGTTACCATCTTGGTCAAAGTAAAGCGCTCCATTACTTGTGTCGTAAATAAATCGTTGGTCATTTGTGGTAGCAACTGTGCCGAGGGTAAACTGACCAGCAGAGAGTGAATCTGGTGATAAGCCACCACCGAAACCCACGGCACATATTTGAATGCGGTCAAGATGATCGAAGTTGTAGATACGATCAATACCCTCGTTATAATTTTTGAAAACAAAGGTATCCTCATTTAAACCACCAATCAGGATATCATTACCTCCACCGCCGATTAGCTTATTCTTGGCACGGGCAGACCCAACATCTAAGATATCATTACCTGCACCGCCATCCAGAATGTGAGTATTGATGATAAAGCGGCTGCTGGAGCCTTTGGCAGATAGATAATCGTCTCCGTCACCACCATCTAGTGTATGGGGGCCAACTGAATAGTCTGCGTAAAGGGAATCATTACCTGCACCTCCATAAAGGAAGTTGTTACCATAGGAACCGCTAACATCCAAGGTATCATCACCTGCTCCACCAATTAGAGTCTGACTGGCGTTGAAGAAGTAGGAATAATTATTCGTAGCAGACAGATAATCATTGCCATCTCCACCATCTAATAAGTTCGTTCCAGCAGTATCGTTTGCATATAAAGAGTCGTTTCCTGCGCCACCATAGACAGTATTGTTATTACGTGAATTGCCTCTAATACTTAAGATGTCATTACCTGCACCGCCATTGAGGGTGTCATTACCTCCACTACCGCCATCAATGATAT contains:
- a CDS encoding response regulator transcription factor encodes the protein MDRSATSATAMKEPSMKDHKRLLLIDDDPNLILLVKDYLEFRGYEVITAENGREALEILEHDVPDMIICDVMMPEMDGYTFVEQVRQNERTSWIPVLFLSAKGQSADRVKGLNKGADVYMVKPFEPEELVAQVESSLKQTIRWKEHQAKGGENGSRIQVPFDVQLTPTELKVVQFVARGLANREIAEELNVSQRTVESHVSNMLGKTNLHNRTELARWAIENQMA